Genomic segment of Umezawaea sp. Da 62-37:
CGGGCGGTTTGAGCGGTGATCCTTCGGCTGGGTGTGATGGGCGCCGAACTCGACGTCGGGATTGATGGGCTTGTCCCTCAAACGAGGCATCGGTGCCCACGTGCTCCGGGTGCGGCCGATTTGACTCGGGGCCCCTCTTTTGGCCCTGCGGGCCCAAAAGGGGCAGGGGTGAAAAGCCTGCCCGCTGAGCAAGTGTAGGGCCAAAACCCCAAGTCAAATCGGCCGCACAAGGTGCGGGCGCGCTCGGTTCCCTGGACGATCAGCCGGTTTGCTCGGTGCCGTCGTGCTGTCGTGCTCTGTCAGGTCGGGCGGCTGCCGTTCAAGCCAAGAACCCCCGCAACAACGAAGCCGTCCCCTCCAAGTGCTCCGCCATCCCCTTCCGCGCGGCATCCTCATCACCGTCGAGGATCGCCCTGATGATCCGCTCGTGCTGCTCGTTCGAGTGCGCGAGGTTCGGGTTCAGCAGGGGGATGGCGTCGAGCAGTTCGTTGACCCGCATCCGCACGTCCGCGACTGCGGCGGTGAGCGACGCCGATCCGGTCGCCTCCGCGATCGCCAGGTGCAGGCGCGAGTCCCGGCGTCGGTACTCGGCGCCGTCCGAGCCCAGGCACTCGTCCAACCTGGCCCGCAGGTTGTCCCGGTCGTCCTGGTCCGGTGAACGCCCGGCCGCCGCTTCCGCCGCGCCCGATTCCAGGACGTGCCGCAGTGTGAGCACGTCGCCGAGGTCGACCTCGCCGCGGTCCGAGAGCGGTTGGGGTGAGGGCAGGACGGCGTTGACGAAGGTGCCGCCGTAGCGGCCGCGGCGGGATTCGACGTAGCCGGCCTCGTGCAGTGACCTGATGGCTTCGCGCAGGGTGACCCGGCTGACGCCGAGTCGGGTGGCGAGTTCGCGTTCGGCGGGTAGGCGGTCGCCGGGGACCGCGACGCCCAGTCGGATCGCTTGGAGCAGGCGTTCGACGGTTTCCTCGAACGCGTTGCCCGCGCGAACCGGCCGGAACACCGCGGCGTCGGCGGTGGACGGTGAGTCCCGCCGGGGGCCGGTCACTACAACGGGGTCACGTAGGCGCCGGAGATGCCGCCGTCGACCAGGAAGTTCGCCGCGGTCATGAACGAGGAGTCGTCGCTGGCCAGGAAGGCCACTGCGGCGGCGATCTCCTCGGGTTCGGCGAAGCGGCCGAGGGGGACGTGGACGAGGCGGCGGGCGGCGCGTTCGGCGTCCTTGGCGAACAACTCCTTGAGCAGCGGGGTGTTGACCGGGCCGGGGCTCAGGGCGTTGACGCGGACGCCTTCGCGGGCGAACTGGACGCCGAGTTCGCGGCTCATCGCGAGCACGCCGCCCTTCGAGGCGGTGTAGGCGATCTGCGAGGTGGCCGCGCCCATGGTGGCGACGAACGACGCGGTGTTGATCACCGAGCCCTTGCCGGCGTCGAGCATGTACGGGATGACGTACTTGCAGCACAGGTAGACCGAGGTCAGGTTGACCCGGTTCACCCGTTCCCACGCCTCGATGCCGGTGGTCAGGATGGAGTCGTCCTCGGGCGGCGAGATGCCCGCGTTGTTGAACGCGATGTCGATCCGCCCGTGCATCCCGTACACCGCCGCGTAGAGCGCGCGGACGTCCTCCTCGTTCGTCACGTCGACGCGGTGGAACTGGCCGTCCACCTCCTTGGCCGCGGCCTCCCCCGCGTCGCGGTCGATGTCGACGATCACGATCCGCGCGCCCTCGGAGGCGAGTCTGCGCGCGGACGCGAGCCCGATGCCGCTGCCACCACCGGTGATGACCGCGACGCGGTCCTCCAGCCGTCGTACCATCAGTTCCGCTCCTCGGACGAGATGAACACGTTCTTGGTCTCGGTGAACGACGCCAGCGCGTCGGGTCCCAGTTCCCGGCCGAGGCCGGACTGCTTGAAGCCGCCGAACGGCGTGGAGTACCGCACGGACGAGTGGGAGTTGACCGACAGGTTGCCGGCCTCGACGCCGCGGGAGACGCGCAGCGCGCGGCCGACGTCGCGGGTCCAGATCGAGCCGGACAGGCCGAACTCGCTGTCGTTGGCCAACCTGACCGCGTCGGCCTCGTCGGTGAACCTCAGCACCGACACGACGGGGCCGAAGATCTCCTCGATGGCGGCCGGATCGGTCGGTGACACGGGCGCCAGGACCGTCGGGGGGAACCAGTGGCCGGGCCCGTCGGGGGCGCTGCCGCGGAACGCGACGGGCGCGTCGGACAGCACGTAGGACGACACCTTCGCGTGGTGGGCCGCGGAGATCAGCGGTCCCATCTCGGTCCTGTCGTCGCCGGGATCGCCGACCACGACACCCTTGACGGCCGGTTCCAGCAGTTCCATGAAGCGGTCGTAGGCGCTGTCCTGCACCAGGATCCGCGACCGGGCGCAGCAGTCCTGGCCCGCGTTGTCGAACACGCCGTAGGGCGCGGTGGCGGCCGCCTGCTCCAGGTCGGAGTCGGCGAACACGATGTTCGCGCTCTTGCCGCCCAGCTCCAGGGTCACCCGCTTCACCTGGTCCGCGCAACCCGCCATGATCTGCTTGCCGACGGTCGTCGAACCGGTGAAGACGACCTTGCGCACGGCCGGGTGCGTGACGAACCTGTTGCCCACCACCGAACCCTTGCCGGGCAGGACCTGGAACACGTCCTCCGGGATGCCGGCCTCGCGGGCCAGCTCGCCGATCCTGATGGCGGTCAGCGGCGTCAGCTCGGCGGGCTTGAGCACCACCGTGTTGCCCGCCGCCAGCGCGGGCGCGAAGCCCCAGCCCGCGATCGGCATCGGGAAGTTCCAGGGCACGATCACGCCGACGACGCCGAGCGGCTCGTGGAAGGTGACGTCGACCCCGCCCGCGACCGGGATCTGCCTGCCGAACAGGCGTTCCGGGGCGGCGGAGTAGTAGTGCAGCACGTCGCGGACGTTGCCCGCCTCCCAGCGCGCGTTGCCGATGGTGTGCCCGGAGTTCAACACCTCCAGCGCGGCCAGTTCCTCGATCGCGCTGTCCACCGCGTCGGCGAACCGGCGCAGCAGCCTGCCCCGGTCGGCGGGTGTGACGTCGCGCCAGGCCGGGAAGGCCTTGCGCGCACGCGAGATCGCGGCGTCGGTCTCCTCGAGGGAGACCAGGTCGACCGTGCGCACGAACTCCTCGGTCGCCGGGTTGATCACGTCGAACGTGCTGGTCACCTGCTGGTCCTCTCCTTCGCGGTCCGGACCAGTGCGGCGAACAGCCGCACGTCCTCGATGTCCTGCTCCGGGTGCGACTGCACGCCGAGCACGAAACGCGCCCCCGTCAGCTCGACGGCCTCGGCCAGCCCGTCCGGCGCGGTCGCGACCACCCGCAGACCCGCGCCGAGCACGTCCAGCGCCTGGTGGTGGTGGCAGTGCACCGTCGTGCGGTCGCCGACGATCCCGGCCAGCGCGCTGTCCGGCACGACCTCGACCTCCGTGCGCGCGAACACGCCGGGGCTCGGGTTGTGGCCGGGGACGTGCTGGTGCAGCGTGCCGCCGAGGGCGATGTTGAGCAGCTGCGCGCCCCGGCACACGCCGAGCACCGGCAGGTCGAGTTCCAGCGCGGCGCGCAGCAGCGCGAACTCGGTGTCGTCGCGGCTCCGCCGGGGCGGACCGGTCAGCGGGCCCGGTTCCTGGCCGTAGCTGGCGGGGTCGATGTCGGCGCCGCCGGTGAGGACCAGGCCGTCCAGCCAGCCGAGGGTCTCCGCCCGCCAGTCGCCGCCGGGCGGCAGCAGCACGGGGTTGCCGCCCGCCAGCCGCACCGAGTCGAGGTAGGCCCCGTGCAGCACGGCGGCCTCGACGTCCCACACCCCGAAGCGGGTCGGCTCCAGGTACGTGGACAGGCCGATCAGCGGCCGGGTGTCAGAGCCGCTCGAAGCCACGGATCCGCTCCCAGTCGGTGATCGCCGCGTCGAACGCCGTCAGCTCGACCTTCGCCGCGTTGAGGTAGTGGTCGACCACGTCGTCGCCGAACGCCTCGCGGGCCAGCGCGCTGTCCGCGAGGGCGGCGGCGGAGTCGCGCAGCGTCGTCGGAACGGTGTCGCGGCCGGAGCTGTAGGCGTTGCCGGTGAACGGTTCCTCCAGCGCCAGCGCGTCGTCCACGCCCTTGAGGCCCGCCGCGATCAGCGCCGCGACGGCCAGGTACGGGTTCACGTCGCCGCCCGGCACCCGGTTCTCGAACCGCAGCGATTGGCCGTGGCCGACGACGCGCAGCGCGCAGGTCCGGTTGTCGCGGCCCCACGCGATGGCCGTCGGCGCGAAGCTGCCGGGCACGAACCGCTTGTAGGAGTTGACGTTCGGCGCGAGGAAGTAGGTCAGCTCGTGCAGGTGGGCCAGCTGCCCGGCGAGGAAGTGCTCCATCAGCTCGGAGAACCCGTGCTCGCGGTCACCGGCGAACGCGGGCGCGTCGTCGTCGGTGCGCAGGCTCAGGTGGATGTGGCAGGAGTTGCCCTCGCGCTCGTTGAACTTCGCCATGAACGTCAGGCTCTTGCCGTGGTTCGCCGCGATCTCCTTGGCGCCGGTCTTGTAGACGCTGTGGTTGTCGCACGTCGCCAGCGCCTCGGTGTAGCGGAACGCGATCTCGTGCTGGCCGGGGTTGCACTCGCCCTTGGCCGACTCGACCTGCATCCCGGCGCCCTCCATGCTGTTGCGGATGTCGCGCAGCAGGGGCTCGATCCGGCCGGTGCCCAGCATCGAGTAGTCGACGTTGTACTGGTTCGCGGGCTTGAGCCCGTGGTAGGCCTTGTCCCAGGCCTGCTCGTAGGTGTCGTTGAAGACGATGAACTCCAGCTCGGTGCCCACGAACGCGCGCAGCCCGCGCGCCGCGAGCCGGTCGAGCTGGCGCTTGAGGATCTGCCGGGGAGAGGCGGTGACGGGTTCGCCGTTCTCCCACTGGAGGTCGCACACGACCAGCGCGGTGCCCTCCTGCCAGGGGATCCGGCGCAGCGTGGTCAGGTCCGGGAGCATCACGAAGTCGCCGTAACCGGTGTCCCACGACGACATCGCGTAGCCGTCGACGGTGTTCATGTCGACGTCCACGGCGAGCAGGTAGTTGCAGCCCTCGGTGGCGTGCGACAGGACCTCGTCGACGAAGTACCGCGCGGCGCACCTCTTGCCCTGCAAGCGCCCTTGCATGTCGACGACCGCCACCAGCACCGTGTCGATGCTCCCCGCGTCCACCGCCACGCGAAGCTCCTCAACCGTGGGCAAACCTTCGCTTCGCATCGCGGGTTCCCTTCCTCAAAGGTCTACTGCGGAACCATTGCAGTCATTGCTACACGGGCCCCAACACCCTGTCAACGCCGCGAGTCGAACCCCCAGACACCCCGTGTCGAACACTCAGACACCCCGAGTCCGTCGCTCGGACACAAGAACCCCTCTCCCCAAAGCCGATCCGGGGTGCCTGGAGGTTCGACACGGGGTGTCCGAACGTTCGACTCGCGGTTAGGGTGTTGGCCGCCAGGTCTGGGGGCCGCTGCTGGCAGCTCACGACGTCCCCTTCCTACGAGGGGTCATACGTGAGAGCCAGACAGCTCGCCCTGCTCGCCACCGCCGGTCTGGTCGCGACGACGCTGGGCGCGGTCACAGCGCCCGCCGCGCTGGCCGTCGGCGCCACCTGCGCGCCGTCCGCCCGCATCATGGCGGTGAAGGCCGACGGGACCCTGTGGAAGTACGACCACACCGGTGTGGCCGAGGGCGTGGACTCGTGGGGCGCCGCCGCGCAGATCGGCTCCGCGTGGGGAGGTCGCACGCTGGCGGGCCCGGACGGCGTGGTCTACAACATCACCGACACCGGTGAGCTGCGCCGCTTCCGCTACACCGACGCGGGCGGCTGGGCGACGTTCCCGAGCGGCCTGAGCTACGAGGTGCTCGGCACCGACTGGGAGGCCTACGTCGACGAGGCGTGGCGCGACCGGATCACCGTCGACTCGCTCGGCCACCTGTACGCCGTCGACGTCGACAACCACCTGCGCGTGTGGGTGGACCAGCCCGGCCCGTGGCTGCCCAACTCGACCGGGCGGCTGGTGGACGCGCGCAAGACCGGTCCCCTGCTGTTCGGCGAGATCACCGCCGCCGGTCCCGGCGTCATCCTGGAGCGCGACTTCTTCACCGGCGAACTGCGCCGCTACCGCTACGAGTACGCCTCGCAGCGCATGGTCGTCGAACCCGTCGTGTCGGGCTCCGGCTGGGCCTCGTTCAGCACCGCCTTCTCCCCCGGCGGCGACATCGTCTACGGGATCCGCGCCGACAACGGCGAGCTGGACTGGTTCCGCTACGACCAGGACACCAACACCACCCCCAGCCCGACCGCGCGGATCGTCGGCGTCGGGTGGAGCGGCAACAAGGACGTCATGGCCGTCCCCAACGCCTGCAACCGCGCCGACAACGCGGTCACCCCGCGCCCCGCCGTCACGCGGGTGCTCAACACCCCCGGCTCGCTGGCCGAGACCTCCACCGGCCTGCTCGTGCAGTACCGCGTGAACAACACCGGCCAGCTCGTGAAGTTCACCGAGAAGGCCAACGGCACCGGCTTCACCCAGAAGGTCGTCGCGAACACCGTCGTGAACGGCGTGCCGCAGGGCGTGCTGAACCCCGACCTGCCGGAGGAGGTCTTCGCGGGCGCCCAGAACAGCGAGGTGCTGCGCGGCGACACCACGGCGCTGACCACGTCGCTCGGCGGCTTCTTCCCGACCGAGCCCGCGGCGGTCCGGCGGTCCGGCGGCCGCACCGCGCTGTACGCGGTCGGCGCGGACGGCGCGCTGTGGGTGGCCAAGCGGGTCAAGGAGGAGGGCGACTTCGGGGCCTGGCGCAAGGTCGGCGGCACGAACCTGGTCGGCCCCGCGGCCGCCGCGGTCGGCGACAACGACAGCGAGTGGGTCGTCGTGCGCAGCTCCACCGGTTCCGTCGTGCGGTACCGGCAGGACGAGGACGGCGTGCCCGGCGAGTTCGCCGACCTCGGCGTGAACGGGGCCGCGGGCACTCCCGCGCTCGCGATCTCCAACGGCAAGCAGTGGACCGCGACCCGCGACGCCAACGGCGCCGTCCAGGTGCAGTTCGGCACCGCGGGCTGGGTGACCGTGCCCGGTGTCGCGGCCGCCGGCTCCCCCACCATCACCCGCTACGGCGACCGGGTCGAACTGGCCGTGCGCGACGCCGCGGGCCGCGTCTACACGACGGGCAACCTCGTCGCGGACGTCCCGGCGTTCCGCCCGTGGACCGAGGTGCTGGAGGACTCCGACGACAACGGGTCGCACGTGAAGGCCACGCTGGACCCGGTCCTGTTCACCAGGGCCGACGGCTCGGTGGCGCTGGTGTTCCGCAACGTGCACCCCGGCACGAACGTCGAGGAGCTGTACAACGCGGACGCCGGCGAGCCGACCCCGGACTACGAGCGGGCCTTCGGCGCCTGAGCGCGGGTCGTGGAACGGGACTGGTGCTCCGGTCCCGTTCCACGACCTGGCACCATCGCGGTGTGAGCGACATTCAACGTGTGGGAGTGGTCGGATCCGGGCTGATGGGTTCGGGGATCGCCGAGGTGTGCGCGCGCGCGGGCCTGGACGTGCTGATCGCCGAGGTGAACCTGGACGCGACCGAGGCCGCGAAGGCGCGGATCGCGACCTCGCTGGGCCGGGGCGTGCGCAGCGGCAAGCTGTCGGAGTCCGACCGCGACGCGGCGCTGGACCGGATGAGGTTCACGACCGACATGGCCGACTTCGCCGACCGCAACCTGGTCGTCGAGGCGGTCGCGGAGAACGAGCAGGTCAAGACCGACGTGTTCACGGCGCTGGACAAGGTCGTCGAGGACCCGCACGCGATCTTCGCGTCGAACACGTCCTCGATCCCGATCATGAAGCTGGGCATGGCCACCGGCCGCCCGGAGCAGGTCATCGGGGTGCACTTCTTCAACCCCGTGCCGGTGCTGAAGCTGGTCGAGCTGGTCCCGTCGCTGCTGACCGGCCAGGAGACCCAGGACCGGGCGCGCGACTTCGTGACGACCGTGCTGGGCAAGGAGGTCATCCGGTCCCAGGACCGGGCGGGCTTCGTGGTCAACGCCCTGCTGATCCCGTACCTGCTGTCGTCGATCCGGATGCTGGAGTCCGGCTTCGCGTCGGCCGAGGACATCGACAGCGGCATGGTGCTGGGCTGCGCGCACCCGATGGGTCCGCTGCGGCTGGCCGACCTGATCGGCCTGGACACCACGAAGGCCATCGCCGAGTCGATGTACGACGAGTTCAAGGAGCCGCTGTACTCCCCGCCGCCGCTGCTGCTGCGGATGGTGGACGCGGGCCTGCTCGGCAAGAAGAGCGGTCGCGGCTTCCACGACTACGCCAAGGCCAAGGCCTGACGGGGTGGGCCGCCCTGCTCGCGGGGCGGCCCCACCACCGGATCAGCCCGCGGCGACGGCGGCCGCGGTGCGGGCGAGCGCGCCGGTGCCGGGGTGGCAGTTGACGTAGGCCATCCGCACGGCGTCGGCGTTGGCGACGTGCACCTCGTGCCAGAGCAGCACGCGCAGGTCGACGTTGTACGGCTCGACGAGCGCGGTCCAGAAGTCGCCGAGGATGCGGTGGTGCGTGGGGTGGTCGTGCGCCCAGCGGAGCATGTCGGCGATCCCGGCCCACCAGGCGATCACGCAGCTGCCCGGCAGGTCCGCCCCGGTGGTGGCGTCGACGTCGGCGAGCAGCCGCGCGGACAGGCAGCCGCTGTCGACGGGGTTGTCGCGCATGTACTCGAAGCCCGCGCGGAAACCCGGCTCGACCTTGTCGCGGTAGACCTCGCGCTGCTCCTCGGGCGCCGCGCCCCAGTTCTGGGCGGTCCGGATGACGCACAGGTTGTGCGGCACGCGGGTGACCGCGACCCGGCGGCCGAGCGTCGACGCGCCGTCGGGCAGATCGGTCTCGAACGGCACGGGCTCGCCGTCGAACGCGTCGTGCCCGCTGTCGGGGATCCGGTCCAGCGCGGCGAACGGGTAGTCGTGCAGGTCGGTCGGCTCCATCGGCAGGCTGAGCCCGGCGGGGCCGACGGGGACCGGCGCGGAGTACATCGTCTCGTGCCGGGCGAGCGGGCTGGTCAGCACCTCGACCCAGTGCCCGACCGGCCCGGTCTCGTCGAGCCCGGCCCACCACTCGCGGACCGGGGCGGACTGCCACCAGGCCGTGTGCTCGGCGGGGTCGGTCCAGTAGCAGGCGAAGACCTCGTTGACGACGCCCGCCGCGTCCACGTGCCAGCCGCGGTCCACTTTGGACGGACCGTGCGGCAGCGCT
This window contains:
- a CDS encoding phenylacetaldoxime dehydratase family protein; amino-acid sequence: MPSTHRPAGHEPRGGPAHQVRWPEGVEAVVVAQFGVQAPTRADAGPAVARVVGLTALPHGPSKVDRGWHVDAAGVVNEVFACYWTDPAEHTAWWQSAPVREWWAGLDETGPVGHWVEVLTSPLARHETMYSAPVPVGPAGLSLPMEPTDLHDYPFAALDRIPDSGHDAFDGEPVPFETDLPDGASTLGRRVAVTRVPHNLCVIRTAQNWGAAPEEQREVYRDKVEPGFRAGFEYMRDNPVDSGCLSARLLADVDATTGADLPGSCVIAWWAGIADMLRWAHDHPTHHRILGDFWTALVEPYNVDLRVLLWHEVHVANADAVRMAYVNCHPGTGALARTAAAVAAG
- a CDS encoding FCD domain-containing protein translates to MTGPRRDSPSTADAAVFRPVRAGNAFEETVERLLQAIRLGVAVPGDRLPAERELATRLGVSRVTLREAIRSLHEAGYVESRRGRYGGTFVNAVLPSPQPLSDRGEVDLGDVLTLRHVLESGAAEAAAGRSPDQDDRDNLRARLDECLGSDGAEYRRRDSRLHLAIAEATGSASLTAAVADVRMRVNELLDAIPLLNPNLAHSNEQHERIIRAILDGDEDAARKGMAEHLEGTASLLRGFLA
- a CDS encoding aldehyde dehydrogenase family protein; translated protein: MTSTFDVINPATEEFVRTVDLVSLEETDAAISRARKAFPAWRDVTPADRGRLLRRFADAVDSAIEELAALEVLNSGHTIGNARWEAGNVRDVLHYYSAAPERLFGRQIPVAGGVDVTFHEPLGVVGVIVPWNFPMPIAGWGFAPALAAGNTVVLKPAELTPLTAIRIGELAREAGIPEDVFQVLPGKGSVVGNRFVTHPAVRKVVFTGSTTVGKQIMAGCADQVKRVTLELGGKSANIVFADSDLEQAAATAPYGVFDNAGQDCCARSRILVQDSAYDRFMELLEPAVKGVVVGDPGDDRTEMGPLISAAHHAKVSSYVLSDAPVAFRGSAPDGPGHWFPPTVLAPVSPTDPAAIEEIFGPVVSVLRFTDEADAVRLANDSEFGLSGSIWTRDVGRALRVSRGVEAGNLSVNSHSSVRYSTPFGGFKQSGLGRELGPDALASFTETKNVFISSEERN
- a CDS encoding 3-hydroxybutyryl-CoA dehydrogenase, which gives rise to MSDIQRVGVVGSGLMGSGIAEVCARAGLDVLIAEVNLDATEAAKARIATSLGRGVRSGKLSESDRDAALDRMRFTTDMADFADRNLVVEAVAENEQVKTDVFTALDKVVEDPHAIFASNTSSIPIMKLGMATGRPEQVIGVHFFNPVPVLKLVELVPSLLTGQETQDRARDFVTTVLGKEVIRSQDRAGFVVNALLIPYLLSSIRMLESGFASAEDIDSGMVLGCAHPMGPLRLADLIGLDTTKAIAESMYDEFKEPLYSPPPLLLRMVDAGLLGKKSGRGFHDYAKAKA
- a CDS encoding gamma-glutamyl-gamma-aminobutyrate hydrolase family protein; the protein is MASSGSDTRPLIGLSTYLEPTRFGVWDVEAAVLHGAYLDSVRLAGGNPVLLPPGGDWRAETLGWLDGLVLTGGADIDPASYGQEPGPLTGPPRRSRDDTEFALLRAALELDLPVLGVCRGAQLLNIALGGTLHQHVPGHNPSPGVFARTEVEVVPDSALAGIVGDRTTVHCHHHQALDVLGAGLRVVATAPDGLAEAVELTGARFVLGVQSHPEQDIEDVRLFAALVRTAKERTSR
- a CDS encoding glutamine synthetase family protein gives rise to the protein MRSEGLPTVEELRVAVDAGSIDTVLVAVVDMQGRLQGKRCAARYFVDEVLSHATEGCNYLLAVDVDMNTVDGYAMSSWDTGYGDFVMLPDLTTLRRIPWQEGTALVVCDLQWENGEPVTASPRQILKRQLDRLAARGLRAFVGTELEFIVFNDTYEQAWDKAYHGLKPANQYNVDYSMLGTGRIEPLLRDIRNSMEGAGMQVESAKGECNPGQHEIAFRYTEALATCDNHSVYKTGAKEIAANHGKSLTFMAKFNEREGNSCHIHLSLRTDDDAPAFAGDREHGFSELMEHFLAGQLAHLHELTYFLAPNVNSYKRFVPGSFAPTAIAWGRDNRTCALRVVGHGQSLRFENRVPGGDVNPYLAVAALIAAGLKGVDDALALEEPFTGNAYSSGRDTVPTTLRDSAAALADSALAREAFGDDVVDHYLNAAKVELTAFDAAITDWERIRGFERL
- a CDS encoding 3-oxoacyl-ACP reductase; this translates as MVRRLEDRVAVITGGGSGIGLASARRLASEGARIVIVDIDRDAGEAAAKEVDGQFHRVDVTNEEDVRALYAAVYGMHGRIDIAFNNAGISPPEDDSILTTGIEAWERVNRVNLTSVYLCCKYVIPYMLDAGKGSVINTASFVATMGAATSQIAYTASKGGVLAMSRELGVQFAREGVRVNALSPGPVNTPLLKELFAKDAERAARRLVHVPLGRFAEPEEIAAAVAFLASDDSSFMTAANFLVDGGISGAYVTPL
- a CDS encoding tachylectin-related carbohydrate-binding protein, producing MRARQLALLATAGLVATTLGAVTAPAALAVGATCAPSARIMAVKADGTLWKYDHTGVAEGVDSWGAAAQIGSAWGGRTLAGPDGVVYNITDTGELRRFRYTDAGGWATFPSGLSYEVLGTDWEAYVDEAWRDRITVDSLGHLYAVDVDNHLRVWVDQPGPWLPNSTGRLVDARKTGPLLFGEITAAGPGVILERDFFTGELRRYRYEYASQRMVVEPVVSGSGWASFSTAFSPGGDIVYGIRADNGELDWFRYDQDTNTTPSPTARIVGVGWSGNKDVMAVPNACNRADNAVTPRPAVTRVLNTPGSLAETSTGLLVQYRVNNTGQLVKFTEKANGTGFTQKVVANTVVNGVPQGVLNPDLPEEVFAGAQNSEVLRGDTTALTTSLGGFFPTEPAAVRRSGGRTALYAVGADGALWVAKRVKEEGDFGAWRKVGGTNLVGPAAAAVGDNDSEWVVVRSSTGSVVRYRQDEDGVPGEFADLGVNGAAGTPALAISNGKQWTATRDANGAVQVQFGTAGWVTVPGVAAAGSPTITRYGDRVELAVRDAAGRVYTTGNLVADVPAFRPWTEVLEDSDDNGSHVKATLDPVLFTRADGSVALVFRNVHPGTNVEELYNADAGEPTPDYERAFGA